In the Silene latifolia isolate original U9 population chromosome 1, ASM4854445v1, whole genome shotgun sequence genome, TACAGTAAAAAGTAAAAACCTTCAATTTGTAGAACCCAACGGATTTTTTTAATCAAATATCATAATTAGCGAGTTACTATTAGTAACTTAATCTAGGGGGTAATTCATTTAACcttaaaaataataattttaaactGAATTCAATTAATTTCCAAAAGTTATTGATTCACATAATCACATGTACGTTGAGGGATTTAATTTCTAGAGCTATTCACTATTTAATCGTCAACCTGTCCTAAACATCGACTTAATAACTTGCGAATACGATCCGTGGTAAATTGATTCTAGCAAAACGGAGTACATGCTAATATGCTATAGGACTCTAGGCCTTTTTTTTATATACATCATTGATTCGCGTAGCTTAGCTGACGCCTGACCGTATGTGACTATGTGAGTCATGACTCATGAGTGCAACGAAAGTGAGAACGAGAAAAGTAACGTAGCGAAAATAgaaataaaaaaggaaataaTAAGTCTCATTACCGAACCCAATTACAGGGATGGAGCTCAAGTAATAAAGAGCATTACAGAAGGACAAACTTACGAGAAATTAAAACATGCATGGCTTAATTATGATAAGACACAGTACGTACGTAGTCGTGTCGTACCGCCATGCATGCTTATTTTTTAGGTTGAAAACAAAAGTAGGTAATTAAGGAGTAGCTATAATTAATCGATTCATATGATTAATTAAGTTACGTCATTGTTAATTAATAAGGACAGGTGAAGTTGGGGATGTTACAGGCATTGATGAGAACAGCGAGCTCTTTGTTAAGATCGGCGGTGCTAAGTAAACCGCCAAGAAGGCCTCCGAGGCCAAGAAGGCCACCAAGGGTGGAACCGAGAAGGGAACCAACGAGGCCGGTGCAGATGCAGACTTGTGCATTAGCAGCCACAAGCCCACTAATAAGGCTACAACAAGGAGTCCCGGCTTGGGAACCCAAAGTAACACCCACCAACGGTATCTGTACACAGATGTCGAGTGCTGGGCACGGTGTTGTTGTTCCTGGTATATATGTTGCATTTGCTGTTACAAATGCAAACATGGCTAGGTTTACTAGCATCATTGCTGCTACTGCTTTGGTGTTGGAACCCATTTTTCGTATcgaaattaaaatggattaataatattaataattttgTGTGTTTAGTATTGTTTGTTGCTTGGAATTAGTTTTGATGATGAAGTCTTCTCTTGTACTGCTCCTTTTATAGGCTTTATCCAAGGTTAGTTTTGTCATTTCACTCCCATCCACTTTCATTATCATATGAATACAGTATATAAAATACTTAATAATCCTACGTACTTGCTTGAAGCCGGCCACCATTAAAATTAATCATAGTTTTGCGCATTGAAGATCCTATACTTACGCTTACTGTAACTAAACTCATCCATGTTACTTTCCATGCATTAACGAATTCCTTTGCTTCTTTTTGTCCACTTACAACTCTTATATCTAAAATGTATGTACGGTTCTTGTAAGTTGTAAGAGAGGTCCTTCATTTGAGAAATAAATAGATAGTCGTACAAATAGTACTCCGGAGAGGGAGGGGGTGGCGGAATCAAAATTTGTAGTTAGGTGTCGATATTTTCAAGGGTAAACTGTCAATATAATATGTTGTTGGGACTTTGGACTGTCGTTGCCACTGTGACCTCCTATTAGTCGGATATTTTCTGATTTGGCCAAGCCTGCGCGGATTTTTTTCGTGAGACTTGGTATGCTACCCGGGCCTTGGGTGGTACCCAAATTGACAGATGGGCACTCTCATTCGGGGTACTGAagacaatttaatgggttgatcCCTCTTAAGTTTGACTTTTATTTTTATTCGTAAGGGTCAGGAATTCCTgatcacttgtttaagagatgagagcccttaccactcacatcAGCCAACTTTGTTAGTTATCTAGAGTTTGtagttttagaatattctttattatatAGATGTTATATATACGTGATCATCGTATAATTTGTATTATTAATATACATCTTAtaaaaataagaatataaacaaACGAATGAGACGGGAAGAGTATTTATTATGATAACGAACGAACCATCGATTAATACTAATACAATTGTGTTTATGATTTCTCCCTAACCTACATTCTAAAGGAGGATCCATACTCTGTGAATAAAATCTAGTCGTTGGGTACGGTATCTTAAACCATACTTTATCAGGAACTTAGCTGCCATGAATTGAATATGGCAGTGTATATAAACTAGTACGGAGTATAAACAAAGTAATTTCAGAAACCAAATTGCTTGATTAAGCTAGTTGTTTAATTGGGTTGCAACTTCCAAAAATTGTTAGACCAATCACATACATCACCGACGACTCTTGATCAATCTCAAATAATACATTGTTATGAacaataataatttctaaaatcTCGATGAATGCTATAATGCCACTTTATTAGGATCATGTTCTCAATTTAGATCAGATTGATAATATAGTACTCATAATTAAAATAGTAACTCTCCTAATATAGTAATAAAGTCTTATTTCTTTTGGGTTCGAAATAATCTAGGTCATTATTAGTTTGTGTATCAACTAGACAACTAGTTATTTTTGTGCATTTTTTGTGCATGGTGGACaggattcttttttttttttttgtgcatttTAATGAaatttaataaataaattatcgaaTTAGTACCTATTATATATTCTTCCgtgtcaatcatttgtttaatttgatTACAATACCAttcacaaacaataaaaaaaatgataattgAAACAAGATACTATTTTCCGTAAAATGTAAAGTAATGTTAAAGATGCCAACATATATAACACATAATTAGAGTTGAATTGGTGCAATTACCCGGTTGGTAGTCTCCTTTTATACTCGGAGGTACTCTATATGTCTCAGTTCGAATCCCAAATGTTACTTCGCTTTAGTATATGTCATTTTATTATATCTTTCAAAATCATCGATCTAGGACTAAAACCGACACTTCATGTAGCGGCTTGCCCTCAGATATccaaaaagaagaaaaaacaaaTTGATGGCGTTAAATCCATTGATGAAAGATAATTTGAAATGAGCATACACTAATTCgataattaatttataaattagcttcaaaaagaaaaaaacttTCATTGTGGAACTAAAACTCAATAGCCAATATATACCACCCGACAATCATTCCAGTATGGCGGTGCgtccattttttttgttttaaaaaaaatgtgCGCACTGCCATACTAAAGTATGAAACTGTTCTAGTTAGATTTGTTTTGGGTCGAAAAGACCGTTATGATTAGTGGCggatccaaaaaaaaaaattctttgtgGGTTCCCTAATACCTATTTCCACATAAAAATATAAATTTACTCTGTTTTTACCTAAAATAAATGGGactaaattacataaataaaaaaattCCGTTTGCGGTGTCCCGGGACCCCGAGAAGAGGCCCCTGGCTATGACCACAAGTCATTGGGCTTATCTTCAAGTGTTCAACATCGTCCTCTTGGTTGAATCGGATTGTAATTGAGGGTTAATTATTGTTGTGTCTATTCGAGTTGATTAGGGTTAGAATTTGCATGTTATATGAGCGATCCTTATTTTTGAATGAATTTTTGATGTTTTGCTTGTAGATTTCAAATTTTGATCATTACATGTACGAATTCAAGTTGGCTAAAATTGACGAGATATCAAACACCAACAACAGTAAGATCTCTCACCGTACCAATAAGGGCAATAACAATGATTGTAATTTTAGACTCGTTTTGATAATTTCATTATAGATTCATGGTTAATGAGTAGTCTCTTAATCTAGGGTTTGATTAAACCTAAATGTACTAACTATAATTAATCTCAGTTAATTTCCCAAGTTTTGATTCACATGCATGTACGTTTAATCCGGGCTTCTTAATTGATTATTACTTCAGATATGATCGTAATTAATTAATACTCGCTCCCGGCCTCAgtcacaatcatttgtttatgttCGATTATATGCTAGCGGAGATGTCAAACTCTAGGCCGGCTTTGTATCCGTCGTGAATTCACGCGTAGCTCAGCTACCGGCTACCGCATACTGTTATGATTGAGTCATGACTCATGAGtgtaaataaagagagaaaataaGAAACAAGTCTCATTACCAAACCCAATTACAAGGACGGAGCTTAACGTAAGGTGCATTACAGAAAGACAAACATACGTAAAAGCTAGGGTTAAGTAGATAACTAGATATGCATGCATGGCGGATGGCAAGACACAGTAGTACGTACCGCCATGCATGCATGCTTTAGAAGATTGCATGGTATGCATTATTATTTAGGTTGAAAACAAAAGTACGTAATTAAGTAGCTTGTAATCGTCCATTCATATATATGATTAAGAATGGATATTAATTTGTATGTTAATCAAGGGCAAGTGAAGTTGGGGATGTTACAGGCATTGATAAGAACAGCGAGCTCTTTGTTAAGATCGGCGGTGCTAAGTAAACCGCCAAGAAGTCCTCCAAGGCCAAGAAGGCCACCAAGGGTGGAACCAAGAAGAGAACCAACGAGGCCGGTGCAGATACAGACTTGTGCATTAGCAGCCACAAGCCCACTGATAAGGCTACAACAAGGAGTCCCAGCTTGGGAACCCAAAGTAACACCCACCAACGGTATCTGTACACAGATGTCGAGTGCTGGGCACGGTGTTGTTGTACCTGGTATATATGTTGCATTTGCTGTTACAAATGCAAACATGGCTAGGTTTACTAGCATCATTGCTGCTACTGCCTTGGTGTTGGACCCCATTTTTTTCGTATtgaaattaaaatggattaattaatattaata is a window encoding:
- the LOC141614307 gene encoding putative lipid-binding protein AIR1, coding for MGSNTKAVAAMMLVNLAMFAFVTANATYIPGTTTPCPALDICVQIPLVGVTLGSQAGTPCCSLISGLVAANAQVCICTGLVGSLLGSTLGGLLGLGGLLGGLLSTADLNKELAVLINACNIPNFTCPY
- the LOC141614937 gene encoding putative lipid-binding protein AIR1, translated to MGSNTKAVAAMMLVNLAMFAFVTANATYIPGTTTPCPALDICVQIPLVGVTLGSQAGTPCCSLISGLVAANAQVCICTGLVGSLLGSTLGGLLGLGGLLGGLLSTADLNKELAVLINACNIPNFTCP